In Trichomycterus rosablanca isolate fTriRos1 chromosome 5, fTriRos1.hap1, whole genome shotgun sequence, the sequence TTAGCCTCTGATACTCTTTCATCACTTTACCTAAGTTTAATGTTTAGGGCAGGAACTGTGACCCTGACACTGATTCCTACTGGCATTATGTGACATGGCCTTATACAAATCTGACTAATTAGCATGTGAAATCCCCATAATACCTTACTACTAAAGACTCTTGAAAGCTAGGTGGAGTGAACATGGAGCCTGTGTGTAGAATGTTGTGATTTAATCATGGTTAACTCGTCCTTTTCCGTTCAGAGTCTCACCTCATTGTTGGTTAAGGCGTTCATTCTAAAGGCTTAAGGGTGCTTGGGTGAAGCTTCTGCTAACTTGAAAAGGTTAAAAGGTACAAGTCTGGTGCTGATCTCCTCTAATGACCTGGCAAGTAAAAGTCAATTACTTCTGCCTGGTGATCAGAGTGCCCCAAATCCCTGGGGGTGCTTTGAGCTTTAGGGAGTCTAATTAGAGCTATTTCACTCCATATTTCGCCCTAGAATCAATGTGGCAAGcatcatttaatattttgactttacttCTTCTTCAGgctgtaaaaaagaaaaaaacaacaacttgtAATTATTTTACAGGCTCTAAAAACAACCTGTTTATCTGATAGTAATCAAAgtattttgttgcatttttaaatacatattatttTTGGTACATATTCGTTTTGTAAGCCAGACTTTGtcatccaacatcagcaccTGACCTGGCAGATGTACTTTTGACTAATGGGCACAGATTTAAACAGACTAACTTTAAAGATGATTTTTGAGTGGAGAACCATTCTTTTTGCttcagtgacactaacatggtaataacatggtagtgtgtgttgttctaatTTTCCAGGTGCAACAGTGTTGGGATTTATAAATCCTCTTTATACTGGCCACTTTATCAGGAACACACCTGATTGGCACTGGTTAAATGTGTACAGTAAGAGACTAGagctattttcttatttttatgcaCGATGTGTGCTATTCTCTCCCAGCATAGAGCACTGGAGAATTGGAGAGATGAAGCTGAAAGGCCGACTGGCAGATATAAACaatgcattaattaatttatgaataactacttttgttttaaataaagtattttcGTTTTTTGCTTTAAAAAGTTCACAGAAGGTTGAATTTCATGTGATAGGTTAGAAATGAAGAAAAGAGCAAATGATCATAGCAATACAGTAAACAAGTTCGAGTcggtatttgtgtgtgtgagtgtgtgtctatcACAGAGCTGTAGTGAAACAAAGAAGTGTTATTGTGCTttgtgtctgtgtctatctggcAGATTAAACACTCAGTACAGGTATGTCACTCCTCTCAGCCGTCTTTCCCCATCTGTCAGCTTCAACGCCCCAGGCGTATTTTATACAAAATAtcttcaccaaaacacacacacacacgcacacacacacacacacactgtttgtcTGGCAGCTTTgtcgcacacaaacacacacaggttttgGCAGTATAACCTTGTCAGACACAAGTTTTTTTGCTCAACAAGTTTTGAGGtagactggtgtgtgtgtgtgtatgtgtgtgtgtctgttgtacAGGCCAGATCTTGACGTTAGGTCAAACAACTTGGAAGACCAACATGTTTGCAATTGCTAAGTGAATCTACAGTTAGCTAGCTagttaaaaacaacaaacatgtCTCTAAGGTCAATGTTGGCTCTTGCCAAATACTTATTCAGTACCAGTATCTGTGGTAATGGTTAAAAAACATTCCTGATAAGTTATCAAATGTAGTTTATTGACTATAAAAGTATGTGTTTTGTGTTATAATTCTTTTTAATGTGCTAATTCCCAGTACTGACTTTTACTGTGTCTTTATGTAGTATGGGCATACAACCTAGACAGGGCCACTAATTAATCTATAATGCTTTCAAACATTATTCCAGCAGAAGTTCACTGCTTTTACACATGTCCACGGGGATTCATGAGAACATAGCAATCTGTTGTGTGGCTACTATTTCGGCAAGCTATTTAAAGTAAATTAGCATGTGGTTTGGGACCTAACCCATGGGTTTTCCAAGTAATGGCTGCCTGATTGAGCAACATTGTGCTTTGacactttatttactttaaaagttcACATATTTAACACATTTCCATAGTGACCCAATCAGTCCAATAAAGTTTCCTGATAATATATGCctgatttattatattttgacattacatttacattttcagcatttagcagacgcttttatccaaagtgacttacagtactgtgacactatacagtctaagcaattgagggtcagaggccttgctcaagggcctaggCTACAGTTGCCCTATATATTATTTACCTCAGTGCTTTTACTTATTTCTATGTAAAACTTTGGAATAAACTACTGTTCGAAGTAAATTGTTTTGTTGGCCGGTAAATGTTTCAAATGCCTGTTTAACTAACAATGATATATAACACTGAATTTAGTATATGTAGGGACATTTGCTAGCTTTTTTACATTTCCACAATGACTATTGGGAGCCCAAATTGCAAACGTTTTTGGCTTGTGTATGTGTAAAAAATTGTCAAGAAAATCAGCAACTagacatttatttatctgtttttcAGGACACATACCCTTCTGACTATCCACACGATTCACCAATATAGGAATCATGGGTAGTAAAACGCTTCCTGCTCCTGTACCTCTACATCCATCCCTCCAGCTGGCCAACTATTCCCTTCTGCAATCATCTAATGGCTTCCATCTTCCTACCGATCAAATGCCTGGCATCTACAGCTTCAGTGCTCTTCACGCCGTCCACCTGCACCACTGGACGCTGGGATATCCTCCATTTTTGCCACGCTGCACCATCTCTCGTTTCCCTCTTCCTTCCATCCCGCTCCTCCCTCACCTTGTGCATCCGGGCAAGCAGGAAACCAAAAGTAAGCCACGGTTCGATTTTGCCAACTTGGCTGCTGCTGCAACTCAGGAGGAGCCCATTAAGGCAGAGGATCTGACTGTTGCAAGTGGAGGCCATACGAATGCAGCCTCACTGGGTTGTCTTTTGGATGTGGCCAAGCTGGCTTCTCCTGAGAGGAAGCCCAGTCGAGGGCGACTGCCATCCAAGACCAAGAAGGAGTTTGTGTGTAAGTTTTGTGGCCGGCATTTCACCAAGTCATACAACCTGCTGATCCACGAGCGTACACACACAGATGAAAGGCCGTATACATGTGACATCTGCCACAAGGCCTTCAGGAGGCAGGATCATCTCAGAGACCACCGGTAAGATACACTCTGCTACTAAAACTCTATCCTTTTTTGTAATCATGAAGCCACAATGCATTTGAGTAAGCCAATATTTCCAGAGAGGATATTTCCACTGACATATTTCTTCCTTTCTTGCTTTTGCAGGTACATTCATTCCAAAGAGAAGCCGTTTAAGTGCCAGGAGTGCGGAAAAGGTTTCTGTCAGTCCAGGACTTTGGCTGTCCACAAAACATTACACATGCAAGTCAAAGAGCTCAAACCTGCCAAGATAAAGTGAGGTCACGCTGTATTAGCCAATGGGGACACTGGACAGCCAAAGACCCGAGTACAGCAGCCAATAGCAATAGCAGCAACATGACCAAAGAGCGAAAGGTGCAAAACaaaatgctgtaaaaatatCGACTTACAGATCCAAGAGCTTACCAAATCTACAGACAATCTGAATAAGTGGACAGATATGGATTAAAAGCTAAGGTCAAGCTAATTGTCCAGAGATGTGAAGACAATAGCAAGAGCCAGTAGCAAAAGCCAAAGCCAAAAGAGACTTTTTCATTATGACCCAAGAGTGAAAGGTGCACGAGTGCCTTAAATGGATTGTTGATACTGCAAATAGGCAAGAAGTTTTATGACCAATGACTGCTCATGGAATGAACCTAGGATGTCAGCCAATAGAATTTCACTAAACAGATGACAGCAGTGAATAGGGTCAATGAGGTCAATGGACATCCTAACAGTCGAGAGCAACATCCAACTGGGTCACTGTTCACTGGTCATTGTATATCCAAATAGCTGATGTCGCCATCCAGTGGGGTTAAATGGAATTCCAACGACCCTGTGATATCAAATAGGGCCACTTAAGGTCCCTAGAGTCCCTGCAAAGATCTAGAGGACAGCAACTGACActgattattttaacaaaataatGGTTTTGACCAAAAGGTGAAAGGATGCAAGACTGAATTATTATGAGACCAAAATGGATTTATGTATCGTTGAAGTTACAAAACAATGAACTTGTTCAATATTGGACAGACTTATATCCAAGTGACAATGTACTCTGACTTTTAATGCATAATTCTTCTGGACTTATGGATTTATGAATACATCTTGGAATGTTTTGTAGCATACCAGTGAATCAGATTCAGAGGACAGACTGAGAAAATGTGATCTGATTGATCTATCAGTTTTTCAAGGTTGATTGAATTTGGTTGATGAAGACCAATTGTAGATGCCAGCAAAGGCCTCTGAGACAatcataaaaaagtaaaaaccaaAGGTGTTCACTTGACTTGACAAAGCTACATTCCaaatttgtaaatttttttgtACAGATTTTTCTTTTGTATAATTATTTGGCACTTTAATCTGTTTAtggattatttacatatatcaCTGGATTTCTaaacttattttaataaaatagtcATTTTCTTAACAAACGTATTTGTGGATGTCTGtttttccttttcctttctaatgaattttattaatgtcaatgaccccccctccccctttcAGATCATTTTTTACACATCTGATTGAACATCTCAGTCACATCAGTGGCACCACAATACTGATAAAGGCAGATGATTCAATGACACTGTGTAGAAAGGGGGTCCAAGTTAAACCTTGTTTCTTCTTgtgattttatatacagtatgtacaacaTATCAAGTTTATAGTGGGGTTTTGTAAACtgttgggtcaaaaatatacagctaACACCCAGCATTTGGttttcaaatcaaatcaaatcaaggtttatttgtcacatacatagtcatacacagtacaactggcagtgaaatgctttagtgactgctcagccacatTAGTTACAAAAACGTACAAATAGTCAAAATATATATtgtacaaaaaatatagaaatgtttttaaaatgtaaaaatgtgcaaaattagaaaaactacaaataaaattacaattttattttttatttttaagttttattttatttttttatttttatgtcctTTAACCCTTTTTACCTCAGTCAGCTACTTTTCATAGCCACCAAAACCTTCTGGTACAATTTTGTTTAGATCTCTGACCTACTCTACTTATCAGAACTGGTTTGGAGTTGAACTAAACTGGCCAGGTTTCAGGCACACACTTGACTTTTAAGTACAATTTAAATATTCTTAATAGGGATTAAGTCAGGATTTGGGAAGGCCATTCTGAAAGCTCACTTTTAGTCTGCTTTAGTCATTATAAAACCAGTTCTGGTGATTTGGCCCATTGTACTTTTTGAACAGTGTCCAAGATTCTACAATTTCTACAAGATCATTAGAGCATACAAAGACAGTGGAAGCTCAGTGGATAAGATACTAAACTAGTAACTGAAAGACTTCTGGTTTAAGGACTAGCAGTGTCAGTCTTTCACAATAGGGCACTCACGTAATCGTAAATGAATTGCATTTGGTCACAAATGTAACttgctttaaataataatttattacctTAATTACAGAGTaccataatatactgtataaatatttacaaatgtgCAGGTTGGAAACCTGAATGTTATACATTTTTTAGCGTTCAACACCTTGGCTGTGTTCCAAAGTACACAGGTACAACTGTTTTAAATAGTTGTCAGATTAGCAAACTACCAATGGTTTCGCAATGCAGATGCCAAATGTCAAACATACAGACAGTATTACACTACTGACCAGGAACTTTTAGTTTTAGCAACATAGCATTATGCCAAGTTAACTTAGTCAGAAGTGCTATTCTCCTGTAAGAGGGTAAAATGTAGCCATTGGACTGTGGGGAACAATTTGGTGCAAATCTGTTTATTCAGAATTCAAGAGGTTTCAATGTTCAGAGAGATTCCATCAAATTAATCAAGCTATAGATATGCCTGTAAAgagtttttcatgttctccctatgtctttGTGGATTTCCCTCCAGGTACACCAGTTTCCACCtaactcccaaaaacatgcagggctTTAAAGGTGTGGATATTAATGAGCATTGTTTTAAATGGGTGGTTAGCCTGTGTATattaaagtaatattttaaacacataCTATAAAGGTAAACCAGATAATAGACACATGCTCACTACAGACCAGTCCTGCTGTAGATCTCAGACTTGTGTATTCACACACATAAAAGGCTGTAGAAGTACACTCATTACCTAGCATGCTAGTGAAAACAAGCCATTCACACACAcctaggaaaacacacacacacacacacacacacaaagacccacacacacctcaacaacacacacacacaatggctGAACTTTGATGCTGTGCAGAGCGTCTGAGGACTTTCAGGAAGGCTGGATGTtaattagatttaattaaaacatgcaGCGTAGTAGCAGATATTTAAAACTGATTTGTATagattggtgtgtgtgtcaTGAAATGCTAAGCCATGTGATCTTTTatgtcctacacacacacacactcgtaaatcaaacacaatcactgaataattcaaatgtaaaaattacaaaagacAAAAAGTTTCAATTGAACAAGAAGTCTGGAGAAGCTTTTCACTTTCCTTTGCTTCTCACagtaaaaattttttttcttcttattttatAGTCAGTTTTCtctttaatactttttattaattcattcaaatgTTCAAAATGTctttaataatttttgttttattttaattattatttttaatttaattttattccttttttatcagGCATTTTATCCAGGTCAGTGTCATGGCTCATAGAGGGTTCGGTTCCGTTTGGAAacagtgggtgcaaggcaagTATACCCTGTGTGTGATGCCCAGCTGGTACCACTGCTGGGGTTTAAATCTGGATCTCAGTGATGGTGGCTGGAGTAATAAATCACTGCACCACTGGATTGTCTGTTATACCACACTtcatcccggtcagggtcacagtgggtctgatccaccagctaaaggcaggaaacaccccagaaaggttgtccatcacagggaagacacacacacacactgagggcAATTTTTAGTTGCTCTAATTAACCTTACTGCATGTCTTTCAACTTGTAGGgggaaaccggaacacctggaagaaacccacgtagacacagggagaacatgcaaactccaagcaAAAAAAGAACCTGACTACCCAGGCGGGAAATTGAactcaggcccttcttgctgtgaggcaacagtcaTACACACTGTGCCACactgttatatattttttataaataggaTAGATGCCCTTTCCAggatgttcctgccttgtgcccagtgtttcctggttgaACTAGACTCACCACAATCCTGCTAAACAACTCTTTGTTTTACCCTACATGACCTGTGTCCGATGTAAAATACTCATCTTACAAACATGCATGAATTCATCATGTTTGCATTGTTTGGGTGGGTGGGGTCTGGGTCAGGATGCCCATAAATTCCTGTAGTTCTGACCAACATGGCCAGAAATCATTTGTGTGATATGCAGTAACAATCATAAGATCCTCAAGCACACCAGACAAATCTTTCACCTTGTCAAACTTTTAATGCACCCCTCACCCATGCTTAAACACACAGTCCTCACCCAGGCCTGAATACACACCCCTCACCCAtgcttaaacacacaaacacacccctCAGATGAGCTGCACTGGCGAACTGTGATCGAACCCGAATACACACAATTCACCCTCTACCGAATGTGGCTTTTCCTCTTCACACTTCAGCTACGTGATAATTAGGAAGTGATCAACTTAATGAGAACAAACATcaaagcaaaaacacaaaaaagtgAGACAACTGAGGACAAGCACAAAACACATCACACTCATGCTTGTATAACACTGAAAACATCCTGGTGCTTTATTCAGTCCATGATGTTGTGTATTCATACAAGGTTTCAAGGGCCTTTGTATAACCAGCTTCCATTTCCTGACCATGGAACTCAGTTCCAGTCAGAGTTCCACTGAGATCTAGTTCTTATTCTGAAAAGCTCATTGGCTTTAAGCTGCATATAATTGTGGCACTGATCCACAAATCTACAgcaagcatttatttattttgctctaACAGTGATTATGGGTATTGTGACCATCCAGACCGAATTTCTTTCTTCAAACCTGGCAAAAGAAATTAgacttttgtttactttttctaATGAGTGCAGACAAACTAGTCCTATTTAAATGGGCACAGAGAGGTTGCCAGCTATGGTTTATTAAATTGAGTAAAGAGAAATTAAAAGACCATGACACAAAATAATTGACATTATGGAACTTGTATTGTCGTTGAATGTAGATTTTTTCCCAGAAGAATActttaaaagtacattttaatcATTCAGCAATCCTGCCAAACACACagctaaataaatgatttaaattaataataaacttttAACTCTGGATGTCATACTTTTCCTCAGAGTGCTCAGAGGAAGTGAACAAAAACAATCCTGGAGATTTTTTTTCAAGCTGAACACTAACAAACTGAACACCAGTAACCAAAACAAACtgctctttattattatttcattttaattacaaaagttttatttgtgtgaaataaattTTCCTTGTGGGTATCATGTCTGAATTTTAATTTTTTCCTATGTCGGCAGGGACGTTTGCTCATGTTTTGTCAGTTTTTGAACAACAGCTGTGTTTTCTTTGGGTGCGTAATTTCCAAAAAGGAGttcgagtgagtgtgtgtgtgtgtgtgtgtgtgcatgacgcAAGCTGCCATGCCATGTGGtttcaaatgtaaatgctttctAGTCTCCCGCTAACATTCGTCATTcataaagagaaaaaacaacagacaccaACAAGACAAAAAAGAATGTTTTATAGTGAACCAAAATGTTAGGCTGACCCTCCAGAAATGTTCTCGGCAGTGCCTGTTCTGTAGCACTggtacatgtgagggtgagggatctattagatgttgggctgatggtagatCCTCGTAGTTcatgtgttaaatgcagcagatccgatcagcataaagacccgggtgactttgataaggacTAG encodes:
- the osr1 gene encoding protein odd-skipped-related 1; protein product: MGSKTLPAPVPLHPSLQLANYSLLQSSNGFHLPTDQMPGIYSFSALHAVHLHHWTLGYPPFLPRCTISRFPLPSIPLLPHLVHPGKQETKSKPRFDFANLAAAATQEEPIKAEDLTVASGGHTNAASLGCLLDVAKLASPERKPSRGRLPSKTKKEFVCKFCGRHFTKSYNLLIHERTHTDERPYTCDICHKAFRRQDHLRDHRYIHSKEKPFKCQECGKGFCQSRTLAVHKTLHMQVKELKPAKIK